The region GAAAGCAACACCGGCTCGACGATCAAGATCAAGGCGCTGCACGCGCCGAAGCGCGATCTCGTGCGCGATTTCAAGACCGCGAGCGAGTTCGACCAGAGCGCGCTGTTCAAGAAGGTCTACGAAGAAGAGTTCGGCACCTTCGGCGGCGCGCCGTTCGGCGCGCTGGTCGGCGACTACGAGATCTCGCGCCAGCCGGAAGACATGTACTTCATCGAGCAGATGTCGCATGTCGCGGCCGCCGCGCACGCGCCGTTCATCGCGTCGGCCGCGCCCGAGCTGCTCGGCCTCGAATCGTTCGCCGACCTCGGCAAGCCGCGCGATCTCGGCAAGGTGTTCGACACGGTCGAGTACGCGAAGTGGAAGTCGTTCCGCGACGCCGAGGATTCGCGCTACGTGGGCCTCACGCTGCCGCGCTTCCTGGGCCGGCTGCCGTTCAATCCGAAGGACGGCGCGACCGCGGAAGGCTTCAACTTCCTCGAGGAGGTCGACGGCACCGACCACAGCAAGTACCTGTGGTGCAACGCCGCGTGGGCGTTCGCCGCGCGCCTCACGGCCGCGTTCGACGACTTCGGCTGGTGCGCCGCGATCCGCGGCGTCGAGGGCGGCGGCCTCGTCGAGGACCTGCCGACCCACACGTTCCGCACCGACGACGGCGAGATCGCGCTCAAGTGCCCGACCGAGATCGCGATCACCGATCGCCGCGAGAAGGAGCTGAGCGACCTCGGCTTCATCCCGCTCGTCCATTGCAAGAACTCCGACTACGCCGCGTTCTTCGCCGCGCAGTCGGTGCAGAAGCCCAAGAAATACAGCACCGACAGCGCGAATGCGAATGCGGTGCTCTCCGCGCAACTGCAGTACATCTTCTCGGTGTCTCGTGTCGCGCACTACCTGAAGGCGATGATGCGCGACAAGATCGGAAGTTTCGCGTCGGCGCAAAACGTCGAAGTATTCCTGAATCGCTGGATTTCGCAGTACGTGCTGCTGGATGACAACGCGAGTCAGGAACAAAAAGCGCAGTTCCCGCTGCGCGAAGCCTCCGTGCAGGTCGCAGAGATTCCCGGCAAGCCGGGCTCGTATCGTTCGGTCGCGTTCCTGCGGCCGCACTTCCAGCTCGACGAGCTGTCGATCTCCCTGCGTCTGGTCGCGGATCTGCCCAAATCGGCAAACTCATAAACGAAGCAAAATCGCCCGGGCGGGCCGCCCGGGTAGGAAGTTAAAACCACCTCTTTGGGGAGTCGACGCGTCATGTTAGACATCTATCTGAAATTCGGGAACCCGGCCATCCAGGGTGAATCGCAGGACAAGGATCACGCCAACTGGGTCGAAGTGAAATCGTGGGATCACTCGATCGTGCAGCCGCGTTCGGCGACGTCGTCGACCTCGGGCGGCCACACGTCGGAGCGCTGCGAGCACGGCGACATGGTCTTCACGAAGGAAATCGACAAGGTCAGCCCGCTGCTGTACCAGCACGCATCGGGCGGCACCACGTTCGACGAGGTCTCGATCGACTTCATGCGCTCGGACGGCGAAGGCCAGCGCGTCAAGTACCTCGAGATCAAGCTGAAGTACGTGATCATCTCCAGCGTGACGCCGAGCGTGCAGAAGGAAGGCCTGCCGGTCGAGCAGTTCTCGCTGAAGTACGCCGCGGTCCAGTGGAAGCAGACCCAGCAGAAGATCGGCGGCAACCAGGGCGGCAACACCCAGGGCGCCTGGAGCCTGACGAAGAACGACAAGACCTACGCGGTCTAAGCGTTCGACGGAAACGGGGCACGGCGTGCCCCGTTTCCGTTTTGCGTCCTGCCTCCGATGAAACGCTTCGAGCCGAGTTTTCTCGACAAGCTGTTCGACGACGAACCGCATCTGCCGGCCTCTCCGGCCATGCGGCAG is a window of Burkholderia sp. FERM BP-3421 DNA encoding:
- the tssC gene encoding type VI secretion system contractile sheath large subunit, translating into MNQQTAAVQANGAASSTESSLLDEIVEKSKVAKSDSEHARAKDLIGELVHQVLDGTVVVSDNLSATIDARVAELDRLISTQLSAVMHAPEFQRLESTWRGLDYLVKESNTGSTIKIKALHAPKRDLVRDFKTASEFDQSALFKKVYEEEFGTFGGAPFGALVGDYEISRQPEDMYFIEQMSHVAAAAHAPFIASAAPELLGLESFADLGKPRDLGKVFDTVEYAKWKSFRDAEDSRYVGLTLPRFLGRLPFNPKDGATAEGFNFLEEVDGTDHSKYLWCNAAWAFAARLTAAFDDFGWCAAIRGVEGGGLVEDLPTHTFRTDDGEIALKCPTEIAITDRREKELSDLGFIPLVHCKNSDYAAFFAAQSVQKPKKYSTDSANANAVLSAQLQYIFSVSRVAHYLKAMMRDKIGSFASAQNVEVFLNRWISQYVLLDDNASQEQKAQFPLREASVQVAEIPGKPGSYRSVAFLRPHFQLDELSISLRLVADLPKSANS
- a CDS encoding Hcp family type VI secretion system effector, which translates into the protein MLDIYLKFGNPAIQGESQDKDHANWVEVKSWDHSIVQPRSATSSTSGGHTSERCEHGDMVFTKEIDKVSPLLYQHASGGTTFDEVSIDFMRSDGEGQRVKYLEIKLKYVIISSVTPSVQKEGLPVEQFSLKYAAVQWKQTQQKIGGNQGGNTQGAWSLTKNDKTYAV